The Macaca fascicularis isolate 582-1 chromosome 1, T2T-MFA8v1.1 genome includes a window with the following:
- the CPLANE2 gene encoding ciliogenesis and planar polarity effector 2 isoform X10 translates to MARPPVPGSVVVPNWHESAEGKEYLACILRKNRRRVFGLLERPVLPPPVSIDTASYKIFVSGKSGVGKTALVAKLAGLEVPVVHHETTGIQTTVVFWPAKLQASGRVVMFRFEFWDCGESALKKFDHMLPACMENTDAFLFLFSFTDRASFEDLPGQLTRIAEFMPGSWGTRP, encoded by the exons ATGGCCAGACCTCCCGTGCCCGGTTCGGTGGTTGTCCCAAACTGGCACGAAAGTGCTGAGGGCAAGGAGTACCTGGCTTGCATTCTGCGCAAGAACCGCCGGCGGGTGTTTG GCCTGCTTGAGCGGCCAGTGCTGCCGCCGCCTGTGTCCATCGACACTGCCAGCTATAAGATCTTTGTGTCTGGGAAGAGTGGTGTGGGCAAGACGGCGCTGGTGGCCAAGCTGGCTGGCCTGGAGGTGCCTGTGGTGCACCACGAGACCACCG GCATCCAGACCACCGTGGTATTTTGGCCAGCCAAGCTGCAGGCCAGCGGCCGTGTCGTCATGTTTCGTTTTGAGTTCTGGGACTGTGGAGAGTCTGCACTCAAAAAGTTCGATCATATGCTCCCG GCTTGCATGGAGAACACAGatgccttcctcttcctcttctccttcactGACCGTGCCTCCTTTGAAGACCTCCCTGGACAGCTGACCCGCATAGCAG
- the CPLANE2 gene encoding ciliogenesis and planar polarity effector 2 isoform X13, with protein sequence MARPPVPGSVVVPNWHESAEGKEYLACILRKNRRRVFEMEFHHVGQAGLELLTSSDAPALASQSAGITGVSHCAWPPLGLLERPVLPPPVSIDTASYKIFVSGKSGVGKTALVAKLAGLEVPVVHHETTGLHGEHRCLPLPLLLH encoded by the exons ATGGCCAGACCTCCCGTGCCCGGTTCGGTGGTTGTCCCAAACTGGCACGAAAGTGCTGAGGGCAAGGAGTACCTGGCTTGCATTCTGCGCAAGAACCGCCGGCGGGTGTTTG agatggagtttcatcatgttggccaggctggtctcgaactcctgacctcaagtgatgcgcctgccttggcctcccaaagtgctgggattacaggtgtgagtcactgcgcctggcctcctctgg GCCTGCTTGAGCGGCCAGTGCTGCCGCCGCCTGTGTCCATCGACACTGCCAGCTATAAGATCTTTGTGTCTGGGAAGAGTGGTGTGGGCAAGACGGCGCTGGTGGCCAAGCTGGCTGGCCTGGAGGTGCCTGTGGTGCACCACGAGACCACCG GCTTGCATGGAGAACACAGatgccttcctcttcctcttctccttcactGA
- the CPLANE2 gene encoding ciliogenesis and planar polarity effector 2 isoform X11, producing MARPPVPGSVVVPNWHESAEGKEYLACILRKNRRRVFGLLERPVLPPPVSIDTASYKIFVSGKSGVGKTALVAKLAGLEVPVVHHETTGIQTTVVFWPAKLQASGRVVMFRFEFWDCGESALKKFDHMLPACMENTDAFLFLFSFTDRASFEDLPGQLTRIAGRQ from the exons ATGGCCAGACCTCCCGTGCCCGGTTCGGTGGTTGTCCCAAACTGGCACGAAAGTGCTGAGGGCAAGGAGTACCTGGCTTGCATTCTGCGCAAGAACCGCCGGCGGGTGTTTG GCCTGCTTGAGCGGCCAGTGCTGCCGCCGCCTGTGTCCATCGACACTGCCAGCTATAAGATCTTTGTGTCTGGGAAGAGTGGTGTGGGCAAGACGGCGCTGGTGGCCAAGCTGGCTGGCCTGGAGGTGCCTGTGGTGCACCACGAGACCACCG GCATCCAGACCACCGTGGTATTTTGGCCAGCCAAGCTGCAGGCCAGCGGCCGTGTCGTCATGTTTCGTTTTGAGTTCTGGGACTGTGGAGAGTCTGCACTCAAAAAGTTCGATCATATGCTCCCG GCTTGCATGGAGAACACAGatgccttcctcttcctcttctccttcactGACCGTGCCTCCTTTGAAGACCTCCCTGGACAGCTGACCCGCATAGCAG
- the CPLANE2 gene encoding ciliogenesis and planar polarity effector 2 isoform X7: protein MARPPVPGSVVVPNWHESAEGKEYLACILRKNRRRVFEMEFHHVGQAGLELLTSSDAPALASQSAGITGLLERPVLPPPVSIDTASYKIFVSGKSGVGKTALVAKLAGLEVPVVHHETTGIQTTVVFWPAKLQASGRVVMFRFEFWDCGESALKKFDHMLPACMENTDAFLFLFSFTDRASFEDLPGQLTRIAEFMPGSWGTRP from the exons ATGGCCAGACCTCCCGTGCCCGGTTCGGTGGTTGTCCCAAACTGGCACGAAAGTGCTGAGGGCAAGGAGTACCTGGCTTGCATTCTGCGCAAGAACCGCCGGCGGGTGTTTG agatggagtttcatcatgttggccaggctggtctcgaactcctgacctcaagtgatgcgcctgccttggcctcccaaagtgctgggattacag GCCTGCTTGAGCGGCCAGTGCTGCCGCCGCCTGTGTCCATCGACACTGCCAGCTATAAGATCTTTGTGTCTGGGAAGAGTGGTGTGGGCAAGACGGCGCTGGTGGCCAAGCTGGCTGGCCTGGAGGTGCCTGTGGTGCACCACGAGACCACCG GCATCCAGACCACCGTGGTATTTTGGCCAGCCAAGCTGCAGGCCAGCGGCCGTGTCGTCATGTTTCGTTTTGAGTTCTGGGACTGTGGAGAGTCTGCACTCAAAAAGTTCGATCATATGCTCCCG GCTTGCATGGAGAACACAGatgccttcctcttcctcttctccttcactGACCGTGCCTCCTTTGAAGACCTCCCTGGACAGCTGACCCGCATAGCAG
- the CPLANE2 gene encoding ciliogenesis and planar polarity effector 2 isoform X6 — protein MARPPVPGSVVVPNWHESAEGKEYLACILRKNRRRVFEMEFHHVGQAGLELLTSSDAPALASQSAGITGVSHCAWPPLGLLERPVLPPPVSIDTASYKIFVSGKSGVGKTALVAKLAGLEVPVVHHETTGIQTTVVFWPAKLQASGRVVMFRFEFWDCGESALKKFDHMLPACMENTDAFLFLFSFTDRASFEDLPGQLTRIAGRQ, from the exons ATGGCCAGACCTCCCGTGCCCGGTTCGGTGGTTGTCCCAAACTGGCACGAAAGTGCTGAGGGCAAGGAGTACCTGGCTTGCATTCTGCGCAAGAACCGCCGGCGGGTGTTTG agatggagtttcatcatgttggccaggctggtctcgaactcctgacctcaagtgatgcgcctgccttggcctcccaaagtgctgggattacaggtgtgagtcactgcgcctggcctcctctgg GCCTGCTTGAGCGGCCAGTGCTGCCGCCGCCTGTGTCCATCGACACTGCCAGCTATAAGATCTTTGTGTCTGGGAAGAGTGGTGTGGGCAAGACGGCGCTGGTGGCCAAGCTGGCTGGCCTGGAGGTGCCTGTGGTGCACCACGAGACCACCG GCATCCAGACCACCGTGGTATTTTGGCCAGCCAAGCTGCAGGCCAGCGGCCGTGTCGTCATGTTTCGTTTTGAGTTCTGGGACTGTGGAGAGTCTGCACTCAAAAAGTTCGATCATATGCTCCCG GCTTGCATGGAGAACACAGatgccttcctcttcctcttctccttcactGACCGTGCCTCCTTTGAAGACCTCCCTGGACAGCTGACCCGCATAGCAG
- the CPLANE2 gene encoding ciliogenesis and planar polarity effector 2 isoform X4 codes for MARPPVPGSVVVPNWHESAEGKEYLACILRKNRRRVFEMEFHHVGQAGLELLTSSDAPALASQSAGITGVSHCAWPPLGLLERPVLPPPVSIDTASYKIFVSGKSGVGKTALVAKLAGLEVPVVHHETTGIQTTVVFWPAKLQASGRVVMFRFEFWDCGESALKKFDHMLPACMENTDAFLFLFSFTDRASFEDLPGQLTRIADLTSTCTQTCLSGTS; via the exons ATGGCCAGACCTCCCGTGCCCGGTTCGGTGGTTGTCCCAAACTGGCACGAAAGTGCTGAGGGCAAGGAGTACCTGGCTTGCATTCTGCGCAAGAACCGCCGGCGGGTGTTTG agatggagtttcatcatgttggccaggctggtctcgaactcctgacctcaagtgatgcgcctgccttggcctcccaaagtgctgggattacaggtgtgagtcactgcgcctggcctcctctgg GCCTGCTTGAGCGGCCAGTGCTGCCGCCGCCTGTGTCCATCGACACTGCCAGCTATAAGATCTTTGTGTCTGGGAAGAGTGGTGTGGGCAAGACGGCGCTGGTGGCCAAGCTGGCTGGCCTGGAGGTGCCTGTGGTGCACCACGAGACCACCG GCATCCAGACCACCGTGGTATTTTGGCCAGCCAAGCTGCAGGCCAGCGGCCGTGTCGTCATGTTTCGTTTTGAGTTCTGGGACTGTGGAGAGTCTGCACTCAAAAAGTTCGATCATATGCTCCCG GCTTGCATGGAGAACACAGatgccttcctcttcctcttctccttcactGACCGTGCCTCCTTTGAAGACCTCCCTGGACAGCTGACCCGCATAGCAG
- the CPLANE2 gene encoding ciliogenesis and planar polarity effector 2 isoform X9, with protein MARPPVPGSVVVPNWHESAEGKEYLACILRKNRRRVFGLLERPVLPPPVSIDTASYKIFVSGKSGVGKTALVAKLAGLEVPVVHHETTGIQTTVVFWPAKLQASGRVVMFRFEFWDCGESALKKFDHMLPACMENTDAFLFLFSFTDRASFEDLPGQLTRIADLTSTCTQTCLSGTS; from the exons ATGGCCAGACCTCCCGTGCCCGGTTCGGTGGTTGTCCCAAACTGGCACGAAAGTGCTGAGGGCAAGGAGTACCTGGCTTGCATTCTGCGCAAGAACCGCCGGCGGGTGTTTG GCCTGCTTGAGCGGCCAGTGCTGCCGCCGCCTGTGTCCATCGACACTGCCAGCTATAAGATCTTTGTGTCTGGGAAGAGTGGTGTGGGCAAGACGGCGCTGGTGGCCAAGCTGGCTGGCCTGGAGGTGCCTGTGGTGCACCACGAGACCACCG GCATCCAGACCACCGTGGTATTTTGGCCAGCCAAGCTGCAGGCCAGCGGCCGTGTCGTCATGTTTCGTTTTGAGTTCTGGGACTGTGGAGAGTCTGCACTCAAAAAGTTCGATCATATGCTCCCG GCTTGCATGGAGAACACAGatgccttcctcttcctcttctccttcactGACCGTGCCTCCTTTGAAGACCTCCCTGGACAGCTGACCCGCATAGCAG
- the CPLANE2 gene encoding ciliogenesis and planar polarity effector 2 isoform X5 codes for MARPPVPGSVVVPNWHESAEGKEYLACILRKNRRRVFEMEFHHVGQAGLELLTSSDAPALASQSAGITGVSHCAWPPLGLLERPVLPPPVSIDTASYKIFVSGKSGVGKTALVAKLAGLEVPVVHHETTGIQTTVVFWPAKLQASGRVVMFRFEFWDCGESALKKFDHMLPACMENTDAFLFLFSFTDRASFEDLPGQLTRIAEFMPGSWGTRP; via the exons ATGGCCAGACCTCCCGTGCCCGGTTCGGTGGTTGTCCCAAACTGGCACGAAAGTGCTGAGGGCAAGGAGTACCTGGCTTGCATTCTGCGCAAGAACCGCCGGCGGGTGTTTG agatggagtttcatcatgttggccaggctggtctcgaactcctgacctcaagtgatgcgcctgccttggcctcccaaagtgctgggattacaggtgtgagtcactgcgcctggcctcctctgg GCCTGCTTGAGCGGCCAGTGCTGCCGCCGCCTGTGTCCATCGACACTGCCAGCTATAAGATCTTTGTGTCTGGGAAGAGTGGTGTGGGCAAGACGGCGCTGGTGGCCAAGCTGGCTGGCCTGGAGGTGCCTGTGGTGCACCACGAGACCACCG GCATCCAGACCACCGTGGTATTTTGGCCAGCCAAGCTGCAGGCCAGCGGCCGTGTCGTCATGTTTCGTTTTGAGTTCTGGGACTGTGGAGAGTCTGCACTCAAAAAGTTCGATCATATGCTCCCG GCTTGCATGGAGAACACAGatgccttcctcttcctcttctccttcactGACCGTGCCTCCTTTGAAGACCTCCCTGGACAGCTGACCCGCATAGCAG